The genomic DNA ATGTGGACTGAAAGTACAGCACCCATTTTCACATATGCCGCAGATAGCCCCATAACAAAAATATCATTTTTTAGGGCCCAACTTAACACGAACTTAATGGTAGAAGGAGAATCATAGACTTCTGTGTCGGGTATCATCAAGAGTCCATATACCCCGTCTGCCTTCATGTCTTCTAAGACGTCGTAAAGCGTTTGTCCTGAATTAAGCTTAAATAAACGTAAGCGAATTCCCTGAGCCTTTTCTATTGAAAAAATTTGAGGATCTATCCTCCACTTGGAACTATGAATAACGCCAATAGACTTAAGTCTTGTGACACGCGTAAATATTTTTACAAGTGTTTCTTCTCTTACTCTCAAGAATACTCCCGTTGCCTTAGCACCTCTAAATCTCCATTCAGAAGTCACCATAGAATAGACTACGGGTATACCATCTAGATTTCGGACTGCAAAAGTTGTGGCAGGAGTGCCTATGGTAAATACAAGGGCTGGTCTTTTGGCCATGATCTGTTTTTTTAGGCCACGTTCATCATTGATCCAATCTGCCAAATTATAGGCCCTACCAAACCGTATTCTCTTTCCTCTCCAATATAAATCCTTCTTTATGGCATCCTCGAGCCCTTTCTGGACTGTAAGATATGCCTTTTGCCTACCAGAATTTATGATCACTATAGATATAGCTTTTGAAACATTTTTTCGTATACTGGCCTCAACCTCAGGACAAAGAAAAGCCAATAACAAAAAAAACACTACAATTAATGAAGACCTACTAAACATACCCACCAATTTTTACGATATGAACTTCTTTAAAAAATATAGGTTAAGCCAAAATAAATCTCCCTGGGCCGTTGAGGAATAAGTGGTAGGCTTCCACCAAATCTGTGATCCTCGCTTTGGGCCCCTGCTGTAAAATAATCTACATTGAGTAGATTTTTAGCATCTAATGT from Dissulfuribacter thermophilus includes the following:
- a CDS encoding ABC transporter substrate-binding protein produces the protein MFSRSSLIVVFFLLLAFLCPEVEASIRKNVSKAISIVIINSGRQKAYLTVQKGLEDAIKKDLYWRGKRIRFGRAYNLADWINDERGLKKQIMAKRPALVFTIGTPATTFAVRNLDGIPVVYSMVTSEWRFRGAKATGVFLRVREETLVKIFTRVTRLKSIGVIHSSKWRIDPQIFSIEKAQGIRLRLFKLNSGQTLYDVLEDMKADGVYGLLMIPDTEVYDSPSTIKFVLSWALKNDIFVMGLSAAYVKMGAVLSVHIPYRSLGEQTWEIGKRILNGEDVLNIRPQYPKVIRIIVNQKLAEEKGLIVPERIMDIPVIFLK